The Halichondria panicea chromosome 10, odHalPani1.1, whole genome shotgun sequence region CACAGCCTAACATTCTTGCTAGATACATTGTCTGTGATTACAGTGTTCTACTGGGTGATGGAGCAATCATTCCATCTCCTCCTGATCTCAATAGTGCAAGTTATTTCAGACATTTCATTACTTGGAACAGAGATTCATTGAAAAGTTTTATTGACTTTGACCTCACTACAGCAACGGCTGGGATTACTGCTATAGAGCTCAGTTTCTTGAACAGTCCTGCCAGTGGAATCAGTTTTCCAGAACCTAGACTATCTGTAGTTGAATATACCCAAGGCTTTAGAGATCGAAGTGAAACAAATATTACAACCCAGATATTTAATAATCAAGATCTGTCTCAGACAGACAACCAAATCAGAACTATTAGCATTCAGCCACTCACACCACTTAGTGCTGCAAACCTCAGAATTAGGTTCCAATTCACAGTATTTCATGATTTTGATTGGATCTTTCTGAGTGAAATACGATTTTGCACACAGCCTCAACCTCCTTTACTTATTAACACTGTTATCCTTCAAACACCATCATCAATTGTTGTTCAGCCAAGTGCAGACGACCTGAGAAAAGGATTAACAGAGTTAGTGTGCACTATTCCGGGTGAAGGATCATATGTATGGCAGTGGAAGAGAGACAATAGTATTATGATTCTAGAAAATAATGGGGATTACAGAATCACCATTGAAGACGGAAGCAGAACTACTAAGTTGATTATTAACAATCTAGACTTTAGTGATGctgataattatgaatgcataGCAACACACGATGTGGATTTAATGAACTCAACAGTGTATTTAGTGGAATTTCCAGGTACCTAAATATTGTCTTAGAATTATTTGTTATAGTACTTCTATTGTAGAGCGTGTAATTACTGCACATGATGTCAGTGGATATCTACAGTCTGGAGAGGTTACCCTGACCTGTGAGCTCCATGGTTACCAGtcatcactctctcctcctgtgTGGCTAAACACAAATGGTAGTGAAATAAATGACTCTGCCAAATACACTGTGTCCGTGTGTGAAGGAAACAACACCATAATTCTACAGAATGGCACTGTCGTCCCTAGTATCATTTTCAACATCACAATTCACAACCTTTTATCAGCTGATGAAGGGAACTACACGTATCGTGGTGtcagaggagagagtgtcACTCAACTCACAATATTAGAAGGGACTGATCCAAACATGTTATCCCAAACATGCATCTCTACGTCTATAGAGGGTGAGTAAACTGTGACTGAGTTTACTTTCATTATGCACCTAGGCCTATATACCTATTATCAGTAAACAATTATAACTTGTTGATTGCCATTTGGTTTCAATACTTGTAATTAACAGCTGTAAACACGATCGTTTTTACAGTAAATATCACCCCCACTCCACCCCCTGGCAACGAAACTACCACTCGTGTCCCTGTAACGGACGACATTATTGTCATCATAGCAGCTGCAGTCGTGACTGTTTTTATAATACTCACAGCAGTTGGTATTCTTGTAACAGCTTTGGTGTTTATCAAAATGTATCGCAGTAAGACTCTAGCCATTTCGACACACAATGAGAACAATTACATAGAAGTTGAACTCACGCCTAATTTAACAGAAAACGTAACCGACATTCAGAACTCCCCTATGGCACGAGACAGCGTCATTCCTACAATACCTTCCCAGGATTTGGCTGAGACAGATTTTCAACAAATGGGATTTGATCGTGAAGAGCTAGAGTACGAAAATGGAGAGTTGTACAGACAGCCAGGAAGAATGCAACTAAAGAGGAGATCAACAAATTCAACTGAGCCAAAATTGACGAAAGTCATTACAGTTGATTTTGAGGATGCGCTTGATTCCAATCCAATATATGATACTGCATCTATTTTAGGTGATGGTTTTATGGAGGAAAATCCACTGTATGATGATCAAGAAACCTGTGGGGCAGAGGGCATACTCAGTGAAGAAAAATCATTGCTTGAACCAAATCCGATGCATGAGTCTGCACAGAGTCTTATGAAGGAGAATCCATTGTATGGTAGGCGGAGCTGCAGTACAGATAGCGAACTCAGTGGAGAACCAATTTACAATGAGGCTTTTAATCCAGCTATGTTGTCATGCAAAGAAAATCATTTTTACTATGAAGAAATACATCCAAGTAACTTTGAACCAAGTCAGCAAAATGGCGGTGATGCTGATTTGCTTCCATTTGAACCAGTGTACGACATACCTTCGCTAGTGGTGGCATCCGCAAAGCCCTTGCTAATTGAAACTGAAAACATTTGTGAAGAGAGGGTTCTCGGAATCGGGCAATTTGGAGAAGTTGTGTTAGCGGAAACTGTGGGCTTGAGTGAGAAAGACCTGAAGCTTGGTACCAGCACTGACAAGAATGCACGGATCCTAGTGGCAGTGAAGAAGCTGAAAGATCAGGCCGACAACTCCATGAAGGAATCGTTTGAgaaagagatca contains the following coding sequences:
- the LOC135342464 gene encoding class II receptor tyrosine kinase-like; this translates as MNSTVYLVEFPERVITAHDVSGYLQSGEVTLTCELHGYQSSLSPPVWLNTNGSEINDSAKYTVSVCEGNNTIILQNGTVVPSIIFNITIHNLLSADEGNYTYRGVRGESVTQLTILEGTDPNMLSQTCISTSIEVNITPTPPPGNETTTRVPVTDDIIVIIAAAVVTVFIILTAVGILVTALVFIKMYRSKTLAISTHNENNYIEVELTPNLTENVTDIQNSPMARDSVIPTIPSQDLAETDFQQMGFDREELEYENGELYRQPGRMQLKRRSTNSTEPKLTKVITVDFEDALDSNPIYDTASILGDGFMEENPLYDDQETCGAEGILSEEKSLLEPNPMHESAQSLMKENPLYGRRSCSTDSELSGEPIYNEAFNPAMLSCKENHFYYEEIHPSNFEPSQQNGGDADLLPFEPVYDIPSLVVASAKPLLIETENICEERVLGIGQFGEVVLAETVGLSEKDLKLGTSTDKNARILVAVKKLKDQADNSMKESFEKEIKFMSGLSDENIVRLLAVCDKEPKFIVIEYMENGDLYQFLNRHQLDTAELLENRLTVSNLLYVSVQIASGMRYLASLKYVHRDLASRNCLVGKNLTVNISDFGMSRNLYESVYYRLRGRAVLPIRWMAMEGFYGRFSEKTDV